A region from the Montipora foliosa isolate CH-2021 unplaced genomic scaffold, ASM3666993v2 scaffold_473, whole genome shotgun sequence genome encodes:
- the LOC137989765 gene encoding uncharacterized protein produces the protein MAKFEVEAAYYNVPVHPSHRVLLGMKWRDQFYVDLVLSFGLRSAPFILNSIADMMEWILVNSYQIPHLLHYQDDFITAGPPRSLQCAQNLATAMEVCQRLGLPLHPGKCVGLSSVLTVLGIELDSSGHLHHTAKVVCPTFLRRMIDLLCCFRRRDHPIRLNREFHLDLLWWHQFLEDWHAVSFSLFPGLLPEADIEVSSDAAGAFGYGAYMKCQWFAVSWAPSQELHSIAYKELFPIVLAAHVWGHLWVKKHILFRSETDAVVHVLNTRTSRVPCLMQLLRGLLFSAARHSFSFSSQHVPGVSNQLADALSRFNWQEFRRLTPDAQPLPTLVPPELLAHLNSPP, from the coding sequence ATGGCCAAATTTGAAGTGGAGGCAGCTTACTACAACGTGCCCGTTCACCCGTCCCATCGTGTTCTTCTGGGGATGAAGTGGCGTGACCAATTCTATGTGGACCTGGTTCTCTCCTTTGGCCTTCGCTCAGCTCCTTTTATCTTAAATTCCATCGCTGACATGATGGAGTGGATCCTCGTAAACTCCTACCAGATTCCACACCTCCTCCATTACCAGGATGACTTCATTACTGCAGGTCCCCCTCGGTCCCTTCAGTGCGCACAGAACTTAGCCACTGCTATGGAAGTCTGCCAACGGCTTGGCTTGCCCCTGCATCCTGGCAAGTGTGTGGGCCTCTCTTCGGTGCTCACTGTCCTGGGTATCGAGCTTGACTCAAGTGGTCACTTGCACCATACTGCCAAAGTGGTGTGCCCGACCTTTTTACGCCGCATGATTGACCTGTTATGCTGCTTCAGGAGGAGAGATCACCCCATTCGTCTCAATCGAGAATTTCATCTCGATCTTCTGTGGTGGCACCAGTTTTTGGAGGATTGGCATGCCGTTAGCTTCTCGCTCTTCCCAGGACTGCTGCCTGAGGCTGATATTGAAGTATCTTCCGATGCTGCAGGCGCCTTTGGCTATGGCGCCTATATGAAGTGTCAGTGGTTTGCTGTCTCTTGGGCGCCCTCACAGGAGCTGCACTCTATTGCCTACAAGGAGCTCTTCCCGATAGTTCTTGCAGCTCACGTCTGGGGACACCTCTGGGTGAAGAAACATATCCTTTTCCGCTCTGAAACCGATGCTGTAGTCCACGTCTTGAATACCCGCACTTCTAGAGTGCCCTGCTTAATGCAGTTGCTGCGAGGTCTTTTATTTTCCGCTGCTCGTCATAGCTTCTCCTTCTCTTCTCAACATGTACCTGGCGTTTCCAATCAATTAGCTGATGCCTTATCTCGTTTTAATTGGCAGGAATTTCGGCGCTTGACCCCAGACGCTCAGCCTCTCCCCACTTTGGTACCACCCGAACTTCTGGCGCACCTGAACTCTCCACCCTAA